In Blautia sp. SC05B48, a single genomic region encodes these proteins:
- a CDS encoding DUF6440 family protein, with the protein MAKEERFEKIYSQGALTTTEIWVDKETGVNYLYHACGYSGGLTPLLDRDGKPVISQAINR; encoded by the coding sequence ATGGCGAAAGAAGAGAGATTTGAAAAAATATATTCTCAGGGAGCATTAACTACTACTGAGATATGGGTGGATAAGGAAACTGGTGTGAATTATTTATATCATGCATGTGGGTATTCAGGTGGACTGACTCCATTGTTGGACAGAGATGGGAAACCAGTTATTTCTCAGGCTATAAATAGATGA
- a CDS encoding DUF3791 domain-containing protein has protein sequence MSEKTEITFMQTRLIRLASEEWHLPVEQIIHLFKEADVLGYIEKCYGIFHCEGDEAVLEDITEFLQRKGIEISA, from the coding sequence ATGAGTGAGAAAACAGAGATTACTTTTATGCAAACAAGACTAATCCGGCTTGCTTCAGAAGAGTGGCATTTACCTGTTGAACAGATTATCCACTTGTTTAAAGAAGCCGATGTTCTTGGATATATAGAAAAATGCTATGGGATTTTTCATTGTGAAGGCGATGAAGCTGTGCTTGAAGATATTACTGAATTTTTGCAAAGAAAGGGGATAGAGATTAGTGCTTGA
- a CDS encoding DUF3990 domain-containing protein gives MLELKDGFVLYHGSYCEVKEPDLAKCAKRKDFGQGFYLTTSKEQEESFLRTSIAKAIATGTIEEGQKFGYISTFEFKLSENLETHIFENADVDWLHCIAAHRKKKMFIEVEREMAKYDIIAGKIADDATNATLTAYLAGAFGTAGDKVADDFCIRQLLPNKLKDQYCFKTEAAIECLKFVKGEKIWLK, from the coding sequence GTGCTTGAGTTAAAAGATGGATTTGTTCTCTATCATGGAAGTTATTGTGAAGTAAAAGAGCCAGATCTTGCCAAATGTGCAAAGAGAAAAGATTTTGGACAGGGATTTTATTTAACCACATCAAAGGAACAGGAAGAAAGTTTTCTGAGAACCTCAATAGCCAAAGCCATCGCAACCGGAACAATTGAAGAGGGGCAGAAGTTTGGATATATTTCAACTTTTGAATTCAAACTTTCAGAAAATCTTGAAACGCATATTTTTGAAAATGCAGATGTGGACTGGTTACATTGTATCGCCGCTCACCGAAAGAAAAAAATGTTTATTGAGGTTGAACGTGAAATGGCAAAATATGATATCATTGCAGGAAAGATTGCGGATGATGCAACAAACGCTACTCTTACCGCTTATCTTGCGGGTGCTTTTGGGACTGCAGGTGATAAAGTAGCAGACGATTTCTGTATCAGACAGTTGCTGCCGAATAAATTGAAAGATCAATACTGCTTTAAAACTGAGGCAGCTATTGAGTGTCTGAAATTTGTGAAAGGTGAGAAGATATGGCTGAAGTAA